The nucleotide window TGGAGATGGCAATGATTCAAATACCAGATTCTATAAAAGCCGTGATATTTGACTTGGACGGCACCCTTGTGGATTCCATGGGCATGTGGAAGGATATTGATATTGAATTTTTAGGAAGGTTTCATATTCCTCTTCCGGAAGACCTTTCGGATGCTGTCGAGGGCATGAGCTTTTCTGAAACGGCGTATTATTTTAAGGAGCGTTTCCAGATTCCCATGAGCCTTCAGGAGATTAAAGACTGCTGGAACCAGATGGCCCTGTACCAGTACAGCCACGAGGTCCCGTTAAAGCCTGGAGTAAAAGCATTTTTGGAATACTTAAAGAAGCGGGGGATTCCCATGGGGATTGCTACCAGCAATTCCAGGGAGTTAGTCACTGCCGTCACCGACGCTCTTAATATCTCGGAGTTTTTTTCTGTGATCGCAGTCGGCTGTCAGGTGGCGAAAGGGAAGCCGGCCCCGGATATTTATCTTTGTGTGGCGGAAAGCCTCGGAGAGAAGCCGGAGCACTGCCTGGTCTTTGAAGACGTGCCTGCCGGGATCCTGGCGGGCAAGCGGGCCGGTATGACCGTATGGGCGGTAGCAGACGGTTATTCTGAGACGGTGAGAGAAGAGAAGAAGAGACTGGCCGACGGATTTATTGAAACTTATAGCGAAATAGACCTGAGTGTTTAGAACGCCGTACCAGCGGAATATATACAGGAGATGCGCCCATGAAGGATTTTCTTCCCGTCAGCCGGACGGACATGGAAAAAAGAGGCTTTACACAGCTGGATTTTGTTTATATCATCGGAGATGCTTATGTGGACCATCCGTCTTTCGGACCGGCCATCATAAGCCGTGTCCTGGAATCCAGGGGCTATAAGGTGGGGATCATCGCTCAGCCGGACTGGAAGGATGACGGAAGCATCCAGGTACTCGGGAAGCCGAGACTTGCCTTTTTAGTGAGCGGCGGAAATATGGA belongs to Qiania dongpingensis and includes:
- a CDS encoding HAD family hydrolase translates to MIQIPDSIKAVIFDLDGTLVDSMGMWKDIDIEFLGRFHIPLPEDLSDAVEGMSFSETAYYFKERFQIPMSLQEIKDCWNQMALYQYSHEVPLKPGVKAFLEYLKKRGIPMGIATSNSRELVTAVTDALNISEFFSVIAVGCQVAKGKPAPDIYLCVAESLGEKPEHCLVFEDVPAGILAGKRAGMTVWAVADGYSETVREEKKRLADGFIETYSEIDLSV